A genomic window from Glycine soja cultivar W05 chromosome 10, ASM419377v2, whole genome shotgun sequence includes:
- the LOC114370544 gene encoding uncharacterized protein LOC114370544: MAEGSSSTDIQRVLAAIKSSEIVEDRVELFNDLRRIELKNVSESDYGSVINCLVNFTCLDVTQCMLNRSIIQVALSYMDFNPSSCLPQFLTLGVRACVWCDKHLKMSLLSSEDSQEDEHSSVFYQLLVEILRFSASTFSTLLKFTDFGDKELMDTVEIFILEALNLTKDSISEAKKIQSFGSEILKVAHVVIDAVVKLCKVRSELINQEVGDEKWLRLDKPAIVDHVINITKCAIEKLSQIGVLAANDGGNSVNILNVSWKGIVSLLQIGGGHFTEVDVANIVLTLLALITEPLKCAAQAWSSSLNEAISVTEAKRIFVPVKFYLINAVKICSLYPHQAYTVYKEITECVLKITCFWIFVSNENLLKCASVVITELLEETTLNLLLSLLNSYKLKLEQKLEVLEWLFTNKGDSHSGLDCPTLSDCNLAWVNDIFCNSYESMSRAKILILGRVVLFINFFRYSLGLDGDMKIAITQKLYWFLDVLVEEDVYSHILVLQFPLLYGSGKTAELVRQPMFTSLLQAFKTFMIVICSSTAWEELESFLLENFFHPHFLCWEIVMECWCFMLRYAETQMANNILSKLCSLLKLLASSYSVFVPYSSFRKLARSICMLLTNGAQSMVNEVYMSLVGDGKSQLSSIFCLALFMEGFPFDLLTDELRKTSIQRIISDYFDFIDNFDEASLVACSSGLFGVPVFILSASLQSLQDGLSHIDERARKFLVAISSNYKSTVDKVIKDRYLQLFSETLGIISYFKKLYTSNDIEQVIMEIQNIFLSEPPALLDKCKPHLAQFLAGLVHMEISESDDDAKSCAVWELYHLLLKERHWALSHLAITAFGYFASRTRCNKLWRFVPEDAALSYDIVSGVESDQQRFMVEFGKFLKKEIALLTLAPIPEQLELLGREGFVLKQMVQKISAIAKEREKCEVMEVDHKSQSHKKRKLPDGINRGVELLKNGLKIIGDGLSQWQLNDFDTTELHVKYLTQFSQLEDVITHFEELTGSGEVCSSSMQSNSRA; this comes from the exons ATGGCGGAAGGGAGCTCCAGCACAGATATTCAGAGAGTACTCGCAGCCATTAAATCCTCCGAG ATTGTGGAGGATCGCGTTGAGTTGTTTAACGATCTTCGACGCATAGAATTGAAGAACGTGTCCGAGTCCGACTATGGTTCCGTCATTAACTGCCTCGTA AACTTCACATGTTTGGATGTGACCCAGTGCATGCTAAATAGAAGCATTATACAAGTGGCTTTGAGCTATATGGATTTTAACCCATCCAGTTGCTTACCACAATTTCTCACTCTTGGAGTCAGG GCCTGTGTCTGGTGTGACAAGCATCTAAAGATGAGTCTTTTGTCATCCGAAGATTCTCAGGAAGATGAACATAGCTCTGTATTTTACCAG CTTCTTGTGGAGATCCTAAGGTTTTCTGCATCAACATTTTCAACTTTGTTGAAATTCACTGATTTTGGTGACAAGGAATTGATGGACACTGTTGAAATCTTCATTTTAGAAGCATTAAATCTGACTAAAGATTCTATATCAGAGGCTAAG AAAATTCAATCATTTGGATCAGAAATATTGAAGGTTGCACACGTGGTCATTGATGCCGTGGTAAAATTATGCAAGGTGCGTTCTGAATTAATAAACCAGGAGGTAGGTGATGAAAAATGGTTGAGGCTTGACAAGCCTGCTATTGTTGACCATGTTATCAACATAACAAAATGTGCAATAGAAAAGCTGTCTCAGATTGGTGTCCTTGCTGCAAATGATGGTGGCAACTCAGTCAATATTCTTAATGTCTCCTGGAAAGGAATTGTTTCTTTGCTTCAAATTGGTGGTGGGCATTTTACAGAAGTTGACGTAGCAAATATAGTGTTAACATTGCTTGCATTGATAACGGAGCCTTTGAAATGTGCTGCCCAGGCTTGGTCTTCCTCACTGAATGAAGCCATTTCTGTAACTGAAGCTAAAAGGATCTTTGTGCCTGTGAAATTTTACCTAATTAATGCTGTTAAAATATGCTCACTGTATCCTCATCAGGCCTATACAGTGTACAAGGAAATTACAGAGTGTGTTCTCAAGATCACATGTTTTTGGATTTTTGTAAGTAATGAAAACCTTCTGAAATGTGCATCTGTGGTAATTACCGAACTACTGGAGGAAACAACATTGAATTTGCTTTTGTCTTTGCTAAATTCTTATAAACTGAAACTGGAACAGAAGCTTGAGGTGCTAGAATGGTTGTTCACTAATAAAGGGGATTCTCATTCTGGCCTTGATTGTCCAACCTTAAGTGATTGTAACCTTGCATGGGTTAATGATATCTTTTGCAATAGTTATGAAAGTATGAGCAGAGCAAAAATACTAATACTTGGTCGAGTTGTATTGTTTATTAACTTCTTCAGATATTCTCTTGGGCTCGATGGAGATATGAAAATAGCAATAACTCAGAAGCTTTATTGGTTTTTGGATGTTTTAGTTGAGGAAGATGTCTATTCTCATATACTTGTTTTGCAATTTCCTTTATTGTATGGATCTGGAAAAACAGCAGAACTGGTGAGGCAACCTATGTTTACTTCCCTCTTGCAAGCATTCAAAACCTTCATGATTGTGATCTGTTCAAGTACAGCTTGGGAGGAGTTGGAGTCTTTCTTACTAGAGAATTTCTTTCATCCTCACTTTCTATGCTGGGAGATTGTGATGGAATGCTGGTGCTTTATGCTGCGATATGCTGAAACACAAATGGCAAACAACATCCTTAGCAAACTATGTTCATTACTTAAGCTGTTGGCATCCTCATACTCAGTTTTTGTGCCTTATTCTTCCTTCAGAAAGTTGGCAAGATCAATATGCATGCTTTTAACCAATGGTGCACAATCAATGGTTAACGAGGTGTACATGTCTCTTGTTGGTGATGGGAAATCACAGTTGTcatcaattttttgtttggcTTTGTTCATGGAAGGTTTTCCTTTTGATTTACTGACAGATGAATTGAGAAAGACTTCCATTCAAAGAATTATATCTGATTATTTTGACTTCATAGACAACTTTGATGAAGCGTCATTGGTGGCATGCTCCTCTGGCTTGTTTGGTGTTCCAGTTTTTATTCTTTCTGCTTCTTTGCAATCACT CCAGGATGGACTATCTCATATTGATGAAAGGGCCCGGAAGTTTTTGGTTGCAATTTCTTCTAATTACAAAAGTACTGTAGACAAAGTAATCAAGGACCGTTATCTTCAGCTTTTCAGTGAAACTCTAGGGATCatctcatattttaaaaaactgtaTACCTCAAATGATATTGAACAAGTCATCATGGAGattcaaaatatctttttgtcTGAGCCTCCAGCCCTTTTGGACAAATGCAAACCACATTTGGCCCAATTCCTTGCAGGACTTGTTCACATGGAAATTTCAGAAAGTGATGATGATGCAAAGAGCTGTGCTGTGTGGGAATTATATCACTTGCTCCTGAAAGAGCGGCACTGGGCACTCAGTCACTTGGCAATAACTGCATTTGGATATTTTGCTTCTCGTACTAGGTGCAATAAGCTATGGAGATTTGTTCCAGAAGATGCAGCGCTTTCATATGATATAGTTTCAGGAGTGGAGTCAGATCAGCAAAGATTTATGGTTGAGTTtggaaaatttcttaaaaaggaGATAGCTCTTCTTACACTTGCACCAATCCCTGAACAGCTTGAGCTGCTTGGGAGAGAAGGTTTTGTGTTGAAACAGATGGTCCAAAAGATTTCAGCAATtgctaaagagagagagaaatgtgaGGTCATGGAAGTTGATCACAAGAGCCAATCACATAAAAAGAGGAAACTTCCTGATGGAATTAACAGAGGAGTGGAATTGCTGAAAAATGGTTTAAAAATTATTGGTGACGGTCTATCCCAGTGGCAGCTTAATGATTTTGATACCACTGAACTGCATGTAAAATATTTGACTCAATTTTCTCAACTTGAAGACGTAATTACTCACTTTGAGGAATTGACCGGGAGCGGTGAGGTATGTTCATCTTCTATGCAGAGTAATTCTCGAGCTTGA
- the LOC114369366 gene encoding probable glutathione S-transferase produces MAEVKLHGFWYSPYTLRVVWTLKLKDIPYQNIEEDRYNKSLQLLEYNPVYKKTPVLVHNGKPLCESMLIVEYIDEIWSHNSLLPADPYERALARFWVKYADDDMFSAVIAFFLSNNDEEREKSIEKIWEHLRVVENQCFGDQKKFFGGDIINIMDIAFGSIFKILVVAEDILDAKVLEDEKFPHLHSWYNNFKDVAVIKENLPDHEKMVAFAKFIREKRLACT; encoded by the exons ATGGCAGAGGTGAAGCTTCATGGATTTTGGTATAGTCCCTACACTTTGAGGGTGGTATGGACCTTAAAGTTAAAGGATATACCATATCAAAACATAGAAGAAGACCGCTACAATAAGAGTCTTCAACTTCTTGAATACAACCCAGTATACAAGAAAACTCCAGTGCTTGTCCATAATGGAAAACCCTTATGTGAGTCCATGCTTATTGTTGAATACATTGATGAGATTTGGTCACATAATTCATTACTTCCTGCTGATCCCTACGAGAGAGCTCTGGCAAGGTTTTGGGTTAAATATGCTGATGATGACatg TTTTCTGCAGTTATTGCATTCTTCCTTAGCAATAATGATGAAGAGCGAGAAAAGAGCATAGAGAAGATATGGGAGCATCTCAGGGTTGTTGAGAATCAGTGTTTTGGTGATCAGAAGAAATTTTTTGGGGGAGACATTATTAACATTATGGACATAGCTTTTGGGTCCATATTCAAAATTCTTGTGGTTGCAGAAGATATTCTTGACGCGAAGGTCCTGGAAGATGAGAAATTCCCTCACTTGCATTCATGGTATAATAATTTCAAGGATGTTGCAGTTATTAAAGAAAACCTCCCAGACCATGAGAAAATGGTGGCTTTTGCTAAGTTTATTAGAGAAAAACGTTTGGCATGTACCTAA